DNA from Chitinophagales bacterium:
CCAAGACCTCCGGCGTAGTGTTCACGATAAGCACCTGGCGTGGCTAACCCATCACTGTTGGCGTGGCATCCGAGGTACCAGTTGTTGATTTTATTTGATACCAGGCCCCGGCCATGGTCATCTTCCGTTCCTCCATAATAGGTACCCCACAACCGGCGACCTGCAGAATCATATTTTTCTAATATGATATCTACATTCCCGGCTAACTGCGTTTGAAAGGCGCCTGTTGTAGCAATATTGTTAGTGCTGTTACTTCTGCCTATTAAGGCTACATTCCCAAGGCTATCCGTGCCAAGCCCACGTCCTTCCTCACTGGAATCACCACCACAATACGTGGCCCAAACCAGCATAGGATCAATCACCAATGCCTGTTTTTTATCATAAGAGCCTGTAGTAAATCCGATAATATTTTTATTGAGGCTGAAGTGAACATCGACCGGCAAAACTTTTCTGCCAAGTTCATTTTTAAGATATGATTCAGGAATCATTTCTGTAATTTTCCCCTGCGCAGTTCCTGTTTCAATGTTTCCGCTGGAATACAGGATTTGATTATTGCCTCCATGATACCTGTACTGAATATCTTTTACATTTCCGCCCGGATGTACTAGGAAATCATAAGATACGGAAGTTTTTGGTTTTTGATCCTGGGTAGCAATAAATACCAGGTCTATGTTTGGGTATAAATTCTTATAAGTTATCTTATTGTATTGTCTTACTTCTTTAATGTTATTTTTAGGAGCATATGTCAGGTAATAATTAAGGTAATCAGGCATCATCTCTTCTGCAGTAATTTCAGGATTTGGATTGGCGCCAATAAATTCTACATCAACGCGGCTGCTTTCATAACGCAGCTTCGGTGTGGGCCGATCTTCCGGGTCAAGCTCATTATAGTGAGGAACACCCTTCGATTCATCGAACCTGTTATTATCATCCTGCATAGTATAAAGCTCATAACTAATCCGGTTTTGCATTAGCTGAACTTTCATTCCTTTCCTCTCGAATAAATAAAGTAAATCAGTGCGGGGCTTTAGATTTTCATCAAAGAATTGTCCTTTATTTTCAATAAACCCAAGCGGGCCTGAAAGCTGCAAAGGCTTTGAAGATGAGTTGGGAGAACCAGCTGTTGCAGTCCGGTTAGATAGTGAAGCAATAATAATTATCACTCCAAAAAGAGGAAAAAAGGATTTCATAACTGGGAAGTTGTTTAGCGCCCAAAAGTATATTTTTTTAACGAACTGATTTCCAATCTATAAATATTTTACCTCGGGCAAGTTCATTTTAACATTTCTCTTTTTTAACTAACTTCTGAAAAATTGTAAAAACCGGTAAATTATGAATCCCTGTTTTATTTCCCGCTGGAGTTATTCTTCATATCATAACAAAACAAAAACTTTAAAGCCCTTTGTTATCTTCAATAACAATCAGGTTGCATAACTGCAATTAATAATAGATTCAAATGTTTTCACTTTCGTTACGGTTTGTTTTTGCATGTTCAGGGATTGTCGGAGTGTTTTTTTTATTGAAATGCATTTCCAGGCTTATATCACTTTATAATAGCCCCTTTACCATTGAATTCAGCGCAAAGCAGCCTTCAATAATTTTGGCAATCCGAAAGCCGGGAACATATGAAATTTCTGTCAGGAGATCTTCTTTTTTTGGGATCATTCCCTACAAAATTTTAGTCTGCATGGTTGATCTGGAAACTTCTTCCCAAGTCGCTGTTATTCCGAATTTAAACCTGATGAGCCAGAGAACTACTATGTCCGGAGAGCGAATTATTCCGGTACTTCAATTTAAAGCTGATAAAGTTGGAAGCTATCAATTAGAGAACTTAAGCACTAACCTTTTTAGGGAAAATGATAAACTGCTGATAATGCCTGAGACCGGAGTTAAGGGACTGCTATTAATTTTAGGGATTATATTCTTCGCAATACTTTTTATTGGTGGACTGGTTCTGACTTTCATGTAATCTCTCCATGGATAAATTCCCATAATCACTCTACTTGATACATATCATAATGATTATTTCTGGCAAAATGTGATGCTTATTTAATTAATCAGTCCAATTTTTTTAGAATGAAGAATAGCTTCTGAGCTATGTTGGTATAAGAAGCAATGGACACCAGATTGTTCCAGTTCAGATAATGCAGATTGCACTTTTTCCCTGTTCTTTTGATAAACATCACGTATATAAACTGCGCGTATTTTACCTGGAAAATGGTATGCTATTGAAGCATAAATTTCGGTATCATGCTGTGAGCTATCACCTAAAAGGACAAATTTTTGCTGTGGAAATGCTTCGAGTATTCTCACTATCCTGGTGAACTTAGTAGCATGGTTATTCTGACCTGTTTTTAGTATCTGGTTAAATACTTTCAACTGGTTGAGTAAGAAAACACCTTCAGGAAATCCGTTTACCCTATGGAATTCAACCAGGTAATCATAAAGGTTCCATTCACTGCTGGACACATAAAAGAAGGGGTTTGGAACTCCGCTTTCTGTCTGTGCATGCATTAGCGCCTTATAATGATTCACTACTTCCTCAAAAGGTTTTCTGCTGCGCGCATTGTTTGTAAATAACACCGATAAACGTTTCCGGAGGTTAGAAGAATGGGAGACAAGAAATGTATCATCTATATCGGAAATAAATCCTGCCTGGGTAGGATGAGGCACGAATAATGAGCCGGAACCTGAAGTAATAACAGTATCGGGCATGTTTATCAGTTCCACTTTTACATTGTGCCATCCGAAAGAAAATGGTTGAGCAGGTTTCCATTCCAGCTTAAAAAAACCTTCAGGATCCGATCTTGTGCTAATATATTCCCCGTTTGCATATATACGGAGTGTTGCACCGTTTACCGGCCTGACAATAAATAATCGGATTAGTGAAAAAAAATTAACGAATAGATTTTGCCGGTAATTTTTTCTCGGCAGTGGCCAAAGCGATAAAACATGACCCAAAATAGTGACGTGCTCGGTATTTCCGTACCCATTGTAAACCTTTATTGCGACCTCATTGCTAAGTCGCAACCAATTCAACAGCATCCGTTTCCATCTACCACTGCCTTTTTTCAATTGTGCATTGTATTTATTCTTTCATTAGTTTGCGCCTGTAACTCTATAATCATTCTTAAAATATGATTGATAGCCACCAATCAAAATTACTATTTGTAATTAACCCAATATCCGGCGGAAAGGAAAAAACCGATTGGGAATCGGGAATAAAAGAATACTTCCATGGTTCTTCACTTGATATTTATTTCCATGGACTGAAAGGGGAAAATGATGCAATACTGCTGAAAGATCAGATTTCGAAATACCAGCCTGATAAAGTAATTGCCGTTGGAGGTGATGGCACGCTTAAACTCGTAGCTGAGCAGTTGTTAAATACCAATATGGCATTAGGAATTTTACCTGCAGGTTCAGCAAATGGAATGGCGAAGGAGCTGGGTATACCCGATGAGATTAATGATGCACTGAACGTAATACATAAAGGCACCATCAGGAAGATAGATGTAGTAAAAATAAATGATAATGAGATCTCGCTCCACCTGAGTGATATAGGTCTGAATGCATTACTTATAAAATACTATCAGAAAGGAAAAAAAAGGGGCATGTGGGGATATGCCAAAGCAATATTCAGAGTACTTTCTGAGCGGAGATACATGAGGGTAGAAATGCAAATACCCGGACAAAAGCTGGTTCGTAAGGCATTTATGGTAGTGGTAGCAAACACCAGGACTTACGGGACTGGTGCCATTATTAACCCGGAAGGAAATCTTTATGACGGAAAGTTTGAATTGGTAGTTGTAAAAAAATTATCTGTTCCCGAGCTGTTTAAAATGATCCTGACGCATCAATCTTTTAATCCCGAAAAAATTGAAACAATACAAACAGAACAAGTCGCTATTACTATTCCGCACAGATCCTATTTTCAGGTAGACGGGGAATACCGTGGCAAGGTAAGAGGGCTTGAGGCCAAAATTTTACCCGCATCCCTGAACATGCTATTGCCGATTCAATCGGATTCATACAAGTCTTAAAAAATCTTTTTAACAGGATGAGCAGGTTGATTTCGAGGAAAACTGACTTATAATATGAAAATTAAATTTCAAAATTTTCTTAAGACCATTACACTTAAGATTCTTGTTGTTGCTGTGTTGTTTGTAGCTTCTTTATTTTTATTTGCCGTAATTGCTGATGAGGCTGTTTTGGAAAATGAGAATCAATTCGATCAAAAAATATTCGGCATAATTTCTCCATATTCAACACCTAATTTTGTTCATGTAATGGAGAAAATTACTTTTTTCGGATCAGGTGAATTTCTCCTACCTGCTTACCTTTTGCTCGCATCCTATCTATTTATAAGAAAAAGATTCCGGGAGACAATAGACATTGCTGTAGTGGCATTAAGCAGCACCGCTTTAACCTTTGCCCTGAAGCAGTATTTTCACCGGGCAAGGCCAGACCTCTCTCTTATTAAACGCCTTACTACATTCAGTTTCCCCAGCGGCCATACCATCTCCTCTTTCATCCTGAGCTTTATTTTAATGTATGTAATCTCTAATACGGGATTGAAAAAAGGAATAAAATGGTTGCTCTACTTTTTACTATTATCGTACACGCTTTCGGTAGGACTAAGCCGAATTGTATTGCATGTTCACTATCCTACAGATGTACTGGCTGGCTATTGCTTTGCACTAGCGTGGCTTATTATAAGCTTTTGGGCACTGCAAAAAATACCTTTTACTAAAATTATTTCTAACCCGGTACGATGATTATATTTTAAACCGATGGATTCTTACATTGAAGAAAGAGCCATAATTTTCTGCCCGAAATTTCATAAAGGATTTACTGAAAAAATCCTGTTTGCATATTAACGTATATTATCAGCTACTTAAAAATTCAGAGAAATTAACAAGATACGTAACGATGCTATTTTTAAGCACATTAAATTTTCACTGTTACCTGCAGCTGGAAATTCTGAGGAGCTTCAAGTAATGCCGGCCGTATAGAGTAGGTGCGATTTAGTAAATTTTTAGAAATAAGGG
Protein-coding regions in this window:
- a CDS encoding phosphatase PAP2 family protein, with translation MKIKFQNFLKTITLKILVVAVLFVASLFLFAVIADEAVLENENQFDQKIFGIISPYSTPNFVHVMEKITFFGSGEFLLPAYLLLASYLFIRKRFRETIDIAVVALSSTALTFALKQYFHRARPDLSLIKRLTTFSFPSGHTISSFILSFILMYVISNTGLKKGIKWLLYFLLLSYTLSVGLSRIVLHVHYPTDVLAGYCFALAWLIISFWALQKIPFTKIISNPVR
- a CDS encoding DUF2183 domain-containing protein; translated protein: MLLNWLRLSNEVAIKVYNGYGNTEHVTILGHVLSLWPLPRKNYRQNLFVNFFSLIRLFIVRPVNGATLRIYANGEYISTRSDPEGFFKLEWKPAQPFSFGWHNVKVELINMPDTVITSGSGSLFVPHPTQAGFISDIDDTFLVSHSSNLRKRLSVLFTNNARSRKPFEEVVNHYKALMHAQTESGVPNPFFYVSSSEWNLYDYLVEFHRVNGFPEGVFLLNQLKVFNQILKTGQNNHATKFTRIVRILEAFPQQKFVLLGDSSQHDTEIYASIAYHFPGKIRAVYIRDVYQKNREKVQSALSELEQSGVHCFLYQHSSEAILHSKKIGLIN
- a CDS encoding diacylglycerol kinase family lipid kinase, whose translation is MIDSHQSKLLFVINPISGGKEKTDWESGIKEYFHGSSLDIYFHGLKGENDAILLKDQISKYQPDKVIAVGGDGTLKLVAEQLLNTNMALGILPAGSANGMAKELGIPDEINDALNVIHKGTIRKIDVVKINDNEISLHLSDIGLNALLIKYYQKGKKRGMWGYAKAIFRVLSERRYMRVEMQIPGQKLVRKAFMVVVANTRTYGTGAIINPEGNLYDGKFELVVVKKLSVPELFKMILTHQSFNPEKIETIQTEQVAITIPHRSYFQVDGEYRGKVRGLEAKILPASLNMLLPIQSDSYKS